Proteins from a single region of Hordeum vulgare subsp. vulgare chromosome 6H, MorexV3_pseudomolecules_assembly, whole genome shotgun sequence:
- the LOC123401567 gene encoding protein ACCUMULATION AND REPLICATION OF CHLOROPLASTS 6, chloroplastic produces MKKVEGLQHHTDSPQCIRTNNDRPTADARSQAAGAAHAAVPLPTFFSNPHPPPPPPPPAMEGFHNLLARPNSAPLAFSLPRRRRRPPPPPPADALACRAASRWADRLFADFHLLPAAAPEPPAAAPAGVSASPFVPLFPDAADRSFPLQVDLYKVLGAEPHFLGDGVRRAFEARTAKPPQYGYSTDALVGRRQMLQIAHDTLTNQSSRTEYDRALSEDRDAALTLDVAWDKVPGVLCTLQEAGEAQAVLAIGEHLLEDRPPKRFKQDVVLTMALAYVDISRDAMAASPPDVICCCEVLERALKLLQEDGAINLAPDLLSQIDETLEEITPRCVLEFLALPLDEKHQSKRQEGLRGVRNILWSVGRGGIATVGGGFSREAYMNEAFLQMTSAEQMDFFSKTPNSIPPEWFEIYSVALANVAQAIVSKRPELIMVADDLFEQLQKFNIGSQYAYGNEMDLALERALCSLLVGDISNCRTWLAIDNESSPHRDPKIVEFIVNNSSIDHQENDLLPGLCKLLETWLVSEVFPRSRDTRGMQFTLGDYYDDPKVLSYLEMMEGGGASHLAAAAAIAKLGAQATAALGTVKSSAIQAFNKIFPLIEQLDRSAMENPNDGLEESVNKFDQKNIMGFDILDSKNAFLKIVSASALFALLTVIGMKYLPRKKALLPAIRSEHESVAVANVVDSVDDDEPDEPIQIPKMDAKLAEDIVRKWQSIKSKALGSDHSVASLQEVLDGNMLKVWTDRAAEIERKGWFWDYTLSNVAIDSITVSLDGRRATVEATIEEAGQLTDATDPRNDDLYDTKYTTRYEMAFTGPGGWKITEGAVLKSS; encoded by the exons ATGAAAAAGGTTGAGGGCCTTCAACATCACACTGACTCACCTCAGTGCATCCGAACAAACAACGACAGGCCGACAGCAGACGCACGCAGCCAGGCCGCGGGCGCAGCGCACGCCGCTGTCCCCCTTCCAACATTTTTCTCAAACCCccaccccccgccgccgccgccgccgccggcaatGGAGGGCTTCCACAACCTGCTCGCGCGCCCCAACTCCGCGCCGCTCGCCTTCTCCCTCCCGcgccggcgccgccggccgccgccgccgccgcccgccgacGCCCTCGCCTGCCGCGCCGCGAGCCGCTGGGCCGACCGCCTCTTCGCCGActtccacctcctccccgccgccgcgcccgagccgccggccgcggcccccgccggcgtctccgcgtCCCCCTTCGTCCCGCTCTTCCCCGACGCCGCCGACCGCTCCTTTCCCCTCCAGGTCGACCTCTACAAG GTTCTCGGCGCGGAGCCGCATTTCCTCGGCGACGGCGTCAGGCGGGCATTCGAGGCGCGGACGGCCAAGCCACCGCAGTACGGCTACAGCACGGATGCCCTTGTTGGCCGTCGGCAAATGCTGCAGATTGCACATGATACACTCACAAACCAGAGCTCCCGCACCGAGTATGACCGCGCGCTCTCTGAGGACCGTGACGCCGCGCTCACGTTGGATGTTGCTTGGGATAAG GTTCCGGGTGTGCTGTGTACCCTTCAGGAGGCTGGGGAGGCACAGGCAGTGCTCGCAATTGGAGAGCACTTGCTGGAGGACCGCCCGCCCAAGCGGTTCAAGCAGGATGTGGTGCTGACAATGGCTCTTGCTTATGTGGACATATCAAGGGACGCAATGGCGGCTAGCCCTCCAGATGTAATCTGCTGCTGTGAGGTGCTTGAAAGGGCTCTCAAGCTCTTGCAG GAGGATGGGGCAATCAATCTTGCACCTGATCTGCTTTCACAAATTGATGAAACTCTGGAGGAGATCACCCCTCGTTGTGTTTTAGAGTTTCTTGCCCTTCCTCTTGACGAGAAGCACCAGAGTAAACGCCAAGAAGGTCTTCGTGGTGTGAGAAACATTTTGTGGAGTGTTGGTAGAGGAGGTATTGCTACTGTTGGTGGAGGATTTTCACGGGAAGCCTACATGAATGAGGCCTTTTTGCAGATGACATCAGCTGAGCAG ATGGATTTCTTTTCAAAAACGCCGAATAGCATACCACCTGAATGGTTTGAAATCTATAGCGTGGCACTCGCAAATGTTGCTCAAGCAATTGTAAGTAAAAGGCCAGAGCTCATCATGGTGGCAGATGATCTTTTCGAACAACTCCAGAAGTTCAATATCGGTTCTCAATATGCTTATGGTAACGAGATGGATCTTGCGTTGGAAAGGGCACTTTGCTCATTGCTTGTGGGAGACATTAGCAACTGCAGAACTTGGCTTGCGATTGATAATGAatcttcaccacatagagacccgaAAATTGTAGAGTTTATTGTGAACAACTCTAGCATTGACCACCAGGAGAATGATCTTCTTCCAGGCCTGTGTAAgcttttggagacttggcttgtctCAGAGGTTTTCCCTAGGAGCAGAGATACTCGAGGCATGCAGTTTACACTTGGAGACTACTACGATGATCCAAAAGTTTTAAGCTACCTAGAAATGATGGAAGGTGGTGGTGCTTCTCAtttggctgctgctgctgctatagcAAAACTTGGTGCTCAAGCTACTGCTGCGCTTGGTACCGTGAAATCAAGTGCTATTCAAGCATTCAACAAGATTTTTCCATTGATAGAACAGCTAGATCGATCAGCCATGGAGAATCCTAATGATGGCCTTGAGGAATCTGTCAATAAATTTGACCAGAAAAACATTATGGGATTTGATATCCTTGATTCCAAAAACGCTTTCCTGAAGATTGTCTCTGCCAGTGCATTATTTGCTCTGTTGACGGTAATAGGCATGAAGTACTTGCCCCGTAAGAAGGCGCTCCTCCCTGCTATCAGAAGCGAGCATGAGTCCGTGGCAGTTGCTAATGTTGTTGACTCAGTTGATG ATGACGAACCAGATGAGCCCATACAGATTCCTAAAATGGATGCGAAGCTGGCAGAAGATATTGTTCGCAAGTGGCAGAGCATCAAATCCAAGGCCTTGGGATCAGATCATTCTGTTGCATCATTGCAAGAG GTTCTTGATGGCAACATGCTGAAGGTATGGACGGACCGAGCAGCAGAGATCGAGCGCAAAGGCTGGTTCTGGGACTACACGCTGTCCAACGTGGCGATCGACAGCATCACCGTCTCCCTGGACGGACGGCGGGCGACCGTGGAGGCGACAATTGAGGAGGCGGGTCAGCTCACCGACGCAACCGACCCCAGGAACGATGATTTGTACGACACTAAGTACACCACCCGGTACGAGATGGCCTTCACCGGACCAGGAGGGTGGAAGATAACCGAAGGCGCAGTCCTCAAGTCGTCATAG